A genomic segment from Hemitrygon akajei chromosome 27, sHemAka1.3, whole genome shotgun sequence encodes:
- the LOC140717043 gene encoding polymeric immunoglobulin receptor-like → MVDLRSKDTGWYSCAITTSGYDPMVNVHLQVSGVSGALWAEKNVSGVVGRAITIDCHYEAKYRSHTKYWCRGWSRQCSVLVETKGQHGQSGRVSITDNPERGIFTVTMVDLRSEDTGWYSCAITTSGYDPMVNVHLQVSDEPVSVPVLQVLSSLDDSCVGGSVSVVCKSVQGSFPIQYTWYEKTSSVDSKISGTSKLDLRCQSFKHQHHQYYCTASNTHGAKSSEMINVVVFSSTWHCSYQLQFSHTVSGALWAEKCVRGVVGREITIDCYYEKKYRSHTKYWCHGWDQQCSVLVETNGQYGRSGRVSIKDYPEWGRFTVTMRVLRSRDTGWYSCGIRIPGVDLRFKVHLQVSHESKYTSETAVTAPMWTSPSKTSVTKSTRTSPSKTSVTESMRTSHSETLEIRFNDTQRNSIQSISAKSYMIWKVGRWLFFALLGIWTIAVTWFTRDKKRSDQLDPHQPVHEEKRRIPD, encoded by the exons ATGGTGGATCTTCGCTCCAAAGATACAGGATGGTACAGCTGTGCAATTACAACATCAGGTTATGATCCAATGGTTAACGTACATCTACAAGTATCTGGCG TTTCAGGTGCATTGTGGGCAGAGAAAAATGTAAGTGGAGTTGTGGGAAGAGCGATCACAATCGATTGTCACTATGAAGCAAAGTACCGCTCACACACAAAGTATTGGTGCCGTGGATGGAGTCGCCAATGTTCAGTTTTAGTGGAAACAAAAGGGCAACACGGACAGAGTGGACGAGTGTCAATCACAGATAACCCGGAACGGGGAATATTTACTGTTACTATGGTGGATCTTCGCTCCGAAGATACAGGATGGTACAGCTGTGCAATTACAACATCAGGTTATGATCCAATGGTTAACGTACATCTACAAGTATCTGACG AACCcgtgtctgttcctgtgctgcaagTTCTGTCGTCACTAGATGACTCGTGTGTCGGGGGCTCCGTGTCAGTTGTCTGTAAGTCTGTTCAAGGATCCTTTCCCATTCAGTACACATGGTATGAAAAGACCTCGTCTGTGGATTCAAAGATCTCTGGCACCAGTAAACTGGATCTACGTTGTCAATCCTTCAAACACCAGCACCATCAATATTACTGCACAGCCTCAAATACTCATGGAGCGAAATCCAGTGAAATGATCAATGTGGTAGTCTTCAGCAGCACTTGGCACTGCAGTTATCAGCTGCAATTCAGTCACACTG TTTCAGGTGCATTGTGGGCAGAGAAATGTGTAAGAGGTGttgtgggaagagagatcacaatCGATTGTTACTATGAAAAAAAGTACCGCTCACACACAAAGTATTGGTGCCATGGATGGGATCAACAATGCTCAGTTTTAGTGGAAACAAATGGGCAATATGGACGGAGTGGACGGGTGTCAATCAAAGATTACCCAGAATGGGGAAGATTTACTGTTACTATGAGGGTTCTTCGTTCTAGAGATACAGGATGGTACAGCTGTGGAATTAGAATACCAGGTGTTGATCTGAGATTTAAGGTACATCTACAAGTATCTCACG AATCTAAATACACTTCTGAAACTGCTGTAACAGCCCCAATGTGGACTTCGCCTTCTAAAACTTCTGTAACAAAATCAACGAGGACTTCACCTTCCAAAACTtcagtaacagaatcaatgaggaCTTCACATTCTGAAACTTTGGAAATAAGATTCAATGATACTCAAAGGAATAGCATACAATCTATTTCTGCCAAAAG TTACATGATATGGAAAGTGGGACGCTGGCTGTTCTTTGCTCTGCTGGGGATCTGGACAATCGCTGTCACATGGTTCACGAGAGACAAAAAG AGATCTGATCAATTAGATCCTCACCAACCGGTCCATGAGGAAAAGAGAAGGATCCCAGATTAA